In Raphanus sativus cultivar WK10039 unplaced genomic scaffold, ASM80110v3 Scaffold2933, whole genome shotgun sequence, the genomic window TGTGTGATTATGAATATAGGTGTGGAAATTGTTATAGCTACTCCTGGGAGGTTAATAGACATGATGGAGTCTAACAACACAAACCTACGGAGGGTTACTTATCTTGTTTTGGATGAGGCTGATCGAATGCTGGATATGGGGTTTGACCCTCAGATCAGAAAAATTGTTTCACATGTTCGTTTACTTACCTCTGTTTCAGCCAGCCTAATATGTGTTTATTCTAGTTGCTTTGTCTTTTACAATCTTTTGAAAACCTGTGAGTGCAGATTCGGCCAGATCGTCAAACTTTGTACTGGAGTGCTACTTGGCCTAAGGAGGTGGAACAGCTCTCTAAGAAGTTTCTTTATAACCCATACAAAGTAAGAGACactctctgttttcttcttttcatatGTGCTTAGCTGTCAACAGAAACTTAGCAGGCTTCGTTGGTCTTAAGTGCAGGTTATAATAGGATCTTCTGATTTAAAAGCTAACCGTGCAATCCGTCAGATTGTTGATGTCATTTCCGAAAGCCAAAAGTATAACAAGTACGTCTCCTTACCTACCtatatactctctctctctctctctctcatctcacTAGTCATGGACATTGTTGTAAACGTAAACTGTTGTGGCGTTTTGTACAGGTTGGTGAAGTTGCTTGAAGACATAATGGATGGAAGCAGAATTCTTGTCTTCCTTGACACCAAAAAGGGCTGTGACCAAATCACTCGGCAGCTTCGCATGGATGGTTGGCCTGCTTTGTCAATACATGGTGATAAAAGTCAAGCCGAGAGAGATTGGGTACTCTCGGAGTTTAGATCAGGGAAAAGTCCTATAATGACTGCTACAGACGTCGCAGCTCGTGGACTAGGTACTAATGCTTTCTCCTCTGTGTGCAGCATCAACTCTCTTTAGTTAATAAACCTCTTTTGTTTTTGAACAACAGATGTTAAGGATGTGAAGTATGTGATAAACTATGACTTCCCTGGATCACTGGAGGATTATGTTCACAGGATTGGACGAACTGGTAGAGCTGGGGCGAAAGGAACAGCTTACAGTTTCTTCACAGCTGCAAATGCGAGGTTCGCCAAAGAGCTTATCAGCATACTAGAAGAAGCTGGACAGAAAGTGAGCCACGAATTAGCATCAATGGGTCGCAGCacagctcctcctcctccaggtCAGTATcactagaaagaaaaaaagacgaGCAAAGATCTTCGCTTTAGTATATTCACAGTTAATTTCTGGTTTCACTAGATGATACAAAGGTTTCTAATCTCTGGTATGTGGTTTTTGAACAGGGCTTGGAGGATTTAGGGACCGTGGAAGCAGAAGAGCTTGGAGTTGATATCTGTTTTATGTGTATGTGTTATTGGCTTTTAGGGCTCAGtggtctttttcttctttccatTTACTCTTTTATTTGATGCCTCGCTCTCTTCCTGAAACATTTTACATTGGCATCAAAACGTTAAACATGTAAGATAACATTTGATCCGATGGTATGATTTGGTTTTAAGAACAAAACCAAAGATGTCGTAATTTAAACTTCGACTATCAAACTATTATTAATTCTAGCAAACTATTGATaattgagtttgcttcctttTTCTAATTTGCTTAATCAGATTAGCAAAGTAGCAACGGCAAAAAACTCTTCCAAGATTCTTAAGCTATATATAGTGACTTGACATTCAGATAATAAGCACCAGTACAAAAATGCCACCTGTAACAAAACtttttctctttcatttttCTTTACTTTGTATTGttgttcattattttattttgagagaCTTGCTGCGGTACtagtaggcctgggcattcgggtcgtcGGGTCGGATTCGGACCGGGTcttttcgggtccgggtctttcggaTCTAGGAATTTaggacccgatagggtaatttcaaattttcggtttcggatcggttcgggtcgtaccgggtccgggtcgggtcggATCTTATATAGTTGGATCCATTCAggtaactagaatttatcggttcggttctggatcgggttcgggtcggcttcggttcgggttcaacctaaaaaatacctaaaaatacaaaaaaatctgaaaatattaatatatccgaaaatatttgacattttatttaaaatttgtgtttttattatattaaaatgtgtatatatactaaactatgcgAGATAGAACAATAATTGATTGTCTTCTAGTGGCTGGCCCCTTTGCTCTTTAGACAAATAACTCGTCTTTGATTCCccattgattcattttatttaatttatattattaatttggGTATCCGCCgggtttcgggttcgggtcgggtcgggtccaagaCCCGCGGATCCTCTACAACAGGATTCGATAGGATAATTTGATCGGATCAGTTCTTATCCGGACCGGAtttttttcggttcggtttcggatcgggtcttcgggtccggataaaATGCCCAAGCCTAAGTACTAGTATGCAGTGGACATTGCCCTGATAATCCAATTTACGGCatgagttataattttttttttagaatttaattgATTCATTCATCTTCATACTTCATAGTCCAATTTACACGACTGATAGCTAACTCTAACCTtgctatttttttcaaatttacgtCATGTTTATAACTTATAACAATAACAAAAGTGCCATTTTTACATAAATGTTTTTGTAATGTAATGTAGTTcatctttagcaaaaaaatattgtaatgtaATTCTGAAACTGCGCCTAAATGTGttacaaaatatgaattataaatttaacaccgaaaattttaaaaatatgaaaggaaaagtttttacattttttctttctctggTTGTATATAAAAGGATCCAATTgatcaaaacatattttttactaGAGCAAATTTTTGGTGGTAGAAATGATTAGAGTAATCCATAAAAATGCTAGAAATAGATTGACAATTGTGAATTTTAAAACGAAATTCATTTCTATGTTCCTAGATTTATATCTACTGAAATTAATAATGACTTTGTAAGTTCaacttaatattaataaataaagtgtTATAAAGAAAAACGAAACAGgagaataaagtaaaaaaataaagaaaatgtgTGAAAGTCACAAAGTAAAGTAAATTCATTTGAGTGGAGAGgaagaaaaacataaacattaGCGAAGAAGaagtctcttttttttgttttgttttgatcgGAGCCTCGTAGGAATCGAAAATCGCGATGAGTGAAGAAGGAGGTCCCAAGCTTTTCACCAACAAACCCAAAAAGAAGGGTAACTGATTCAAAAAACCCTAATCATGATCTCACTCATATGATTTGACTTACTGATCTCACTTTCGATTGATTCAGATATCATCGCTCAGCTGAGGCACGTCGAAGCCAACGGAGCCGCCGCTGTTCCTCCGTCGAATCCCGCTGCAGCAGCGGCGGCTTCGTATACGATGGGCGGTGGTTCTGCTCCTCCACCTCTTCCGCCTCCCAAGGAATCATTCGCTCGGAGGTACAAATATATGTGGCCGCTTCTTCTCACCGTCAATCTCGCCGTCGGAGGTAAATCATCCCtccaaaattagggttttaagATTTTAGGGCTTAGAGATTGATAAAGCACAAAGCTTCATTAAACCTTTGGTTAGCTGTTGATTGATAGATCGCTGTACTAACCAATGGACCATCTTTGATTGGAGATTTTTCTGCAAGTTCGCATTGTTGTTTGAAGTTAGAGCTTATATTAGTGATAAAGCACAAAGCTTTCTTGAACTTTCTGGTGTGATCTGCT contains:
- the LOC130506145 gene encoding DEAD-box ATP-dependent RNA helicase 20, coding for MSRYDSRTGDSTSYRDRRSDSGFGGASAYGSSASSKRETSVESPKKQPDLDGLTPFEKNFYVESPSVAAMTEAQVEEYRRMREITVEGRDIPKPVKSFRDVGFPDYVLEEVKKAGFTEPTPIQSQGWPMALKGRDLIGIAETGSGKTLSYLLPAIVHVNAQPILAPGDGPIVLVLAPTRELAVQIQQEASKFGSSSKIKSTCIYGGVPKGPQVRDLQKGVEIVIATPGRLIDMMESNNTNLRRVTYLVLDEADRMLDMGFDPQIRKIVSHIRPDRQTLYWSATWPKEVEQLSKKFLYNPYKVIIGSSDLKANRAIRQIVDVISESQKYNKLVKLLEDIMDGSRILVFLDTKKGCDQITRQLRMDGWPALSIHGDKSQAERDWVLSEFRSGKSPIMTATDVAARGLDVKDVKYVINYDFPGSLEDYVHRIGRTGRAGAKGTAYSFFTAANARFAKELISILEEAGQKVSHELASMGRSTAPPPPGLGGFRDRGSRRAWS